TGACAAGATACGTTATTATTCCCCAGTGTGGAAAAACTGCAATAGAGATCCAGACAAAGACAGTGAACAGTACTATGATCAAGTCCTTTCCTATCCACATGACTGTTTGAATACTTGAAACCATACAGTGTTAAAGTGTCCTGTGCCAAAGCATAACGCATAGTTTAGGTGTTCAACGGGACCAGAAGGCCTAAGAATAGCACTGGCATGAACACAGAGATCCCAAGAGCTTCCATTAGCAAATAGAGGGTGAAGAACAAATAGGCATATTAAACAGTTGTACTTTGCTGATGAATTTAATAGCAGGCCACTTCTGCTGTCATCAACTGAATAAGAACTCTATTAGCTAAGAGCTCTCATAGGGAACGACAAGACCTCCATCAGCATCAAAAATAAAACCCTGAAAACAAAGTCATTTAGCCCTATTTGATATTTGCCTTTGATCTGAACATAAATCGCAACCCATCCTTTTTTCCAGAAAACTGTAGGCTAATTTATTCATATACTGACATAGATGTATGATCACATTTCAACAATGCAACCACACAAGTCTTTATGCATTATGCAGCACTGTGACATATTCAGCATTTTCAGATATGCAGCATTGTCAGATATTCGATAACTGTGACATACAAGCACTAGAAATACACGGTCCTAGATCCATGAACTGGACTCTAGTTAATGTAATGGGATGGTATCATGTGGGTGAAGCACTGTATATCCCATAACAGCACAGAAGTTGCCACAAAGTGATTATGCAATGAAGGTACAACTCTCCCACTGTGTAAATATAGAGGTAACAATGCGACCCTTGACAAATATCTACAGATCAGCGACAAATATGATGTTGAACATGCTGTGCAGTTCAGGTCCACAGCTCACCCCCACTAATGTAATCAGATCTGAAAGAACAGCAAGCAGGATTCAAGCAGTACAACAAGATCGGATTGTGCGTCTAGCGTGATGTACACACGTATGAAGTTAGATAACAGCTTCTAGTCTGTTTAGGTAGGACTGGGAGTTTGGACGCTCTACAGCCGGAAACAGCACCTTACACTCAGGCCCCTGTGAAGGTGCCTCAGTCTTCATCTGTGACAGTGAGCAGAAACAACACCTTCATGTATGGAAGGACTGTTtaaagctttttaaacttaACAAATATATAAAAGTACAATTTAAAGACCACACTGAGCGATATTTGAACAGACACGATAGCTGAGCTATGAGGCAGGTTTAATAAACTGTCAATAAATTGTAAGTGGAAAAGTATATGAAGTGATCTTTGAAGATGTACAATTCTAGAAAATCTAATTACAGCGGTATTTTCATGAGTAAGATAAATCATAGGAAGTGATAAAGGCATTTTCACAACATCTGAGTGAAACCCCCGTGTATGATCACAGTGGTGGTTGTGAGTAAAGTGATGGTGGTTCTGGTTCGTGTTCGGTTCTTACCGAGCTTCCCTCGGGACTCATCGAGCTTCTGGATTTGGTTCTCCAAGAACACGATCCCGATGGCGAAGGCCAGCAGCGCCAGGAGCTGATACTTGGACGGCATGACGGTCCTGGACAGCCCCATCAGACGACCCAGATGACGGACATGGCGAGGCTGGACGCGCCGCGCGTTACGTGGTCAACACGGCCGTAACCGAACTACACATCGGACCTGATACCGAGCCAGCCGCCTCGCCCGGGTTCGTCTCTACATACGACACGTCGTGTTTAAAGTGTCAGTGGAAGCGGTAGATCCCGGTCCGTGTCCTCCCGCCCGGTCCGTGTCCTCCCGCCCGGTCCGGGACCCCCGGGTGTCTCGATATATCGCCCGCTGATCCACCGAACCGGACCGACCCGGTTGTGTCTGTAGATAACGTCAGTAGTCTCGACTGGACTGTGTTTTCATCAATTGTAGCGTTAGTAGTTTAGCCGGATAATATAGCTAACCCAAAGTTATCGTGCGAGTTAACGAGATTAAGTGAACCAGCTAACTGTGTGTGCGCAGCTGCGACGGTGTTCACTACTGTTCACTATTGTGTTGGCAGATCAAGCCAGGAGGCGCTGACTAGTTCCGGTTCAACATAATCACTTCCGCCCCGTCTAGGTGCGGATCGAAAAGATTGCAATGGCTGGAGAAGTGTACTTACTTTGGTTACTATCATTGCTACAAACGGTAGGAAATAACGCATTTATGTTTGGTTCTGACAACAGTAACTAATGGCTTTCGCCATTTTAAGTTGCGGTTTTGAAACACTAAAGTTAGTGTAGCATAGATCCGGGCTGCGTAGCGCTGGTTTCCATGACGTGGCCGATGCAGCTGGTCTCGCGCAGCCGGTTAGCCGTTAGCTCCTTCACACGAGTCACGCTCGAGAGATAAAACGGTTATTTTATCATTGTTACTAGTACATGTATTTGTTTAACTAGCTGGTTTTGAAAATTCAGTAGGTTAGATGGCCAGTTAACTAGCGTATGTTTTCTAATGTTCACATAGGCAGCTAGCGTGCTATTTAGCCTAGCTAGGTTAGCTTAGCACAGGTGTACTAATAGGCCGGATTGCGCTCGAGCGCGTCGGTACTTCCGTCTTCCACAGAGTCTGATCAGTGATAAAACATCTGGAGATATAACAATAGTGATAAGACATCTGGAGATATAACAATAGTGATAAGACATCTGGAGATATAACAATAGTGATAAGACATCTGGAGATATAACAATAGTGATAAGACATCTGGAGATATAACAATAGTGATAAAACATCTGGAGATATAACAATAGTGATAAAACACCTGGAGATATAACAATAGTGATAGTGATATAACAAATGGGTTAGATACAAACGTCTGCTCTTCTCAATAGTGAAGCTGCCCAGACAGACGCCTTGTTTTCCGGATGTGTATTTGTAATattaagaatgtgtgtgtgtgtgtgtgtgtgtttgtgtgtgtttggccgCAGCTGTCGGCGTTTGGAGCGGAGCTGTCGTCCGAGGCCTGCAGGGACCTGGGTTTCTCCACTAACCTCCTGTGCAGCTCCTGTGATCTACTGGGCCAGTTCAGTCTGAACCAGCTGGACCCCTTCTGTAGGCAGTGCTGCCAGGAGGAGGCCCATAACGAGTCCAGGAAGGTGAGAGAATGTCGTCTTATTTAGACAATATGATTACTCTTGCTGCTGTTCTCAGTGAAGTCCAAAATACATCCAAACGTTCTGGATTAATTGCACTGTTAAAATACATGCAGTTCAAAAGAAGGTACTTTGCCCTGTACAATCTTTTATATTTCTAGTGGTCTAGTACTCAGTTGCGTTTTCTGTTAAAGCTTTACCCTGGAGCCATTCTTGAGGTCTGTGGATGAAAATTGGGGAGGTTCCCTCAAGTCCAAGGTACACTGTAGTAGTACATGAATATTCTGAGGTGTCCATTCTTTAAGGTTTAAGTCTAGACTTAATAATGTTATGAAGTCAATCAAAGACACAAATGATTAGGTGGTAATGTACCTCATATTATGGTACACTACTCGCATTATGGAATTATTAGCATTGTATTATGTATGTTCTTGTTTGTAAGGCATTGATCTTGCAGATTTCATTGAGTTTATAAGTACATAACAAACATTACTCATGGTTCTTACACCAGTTGCTTATTAAGGCAATACATTTGCTGGTTTAATTGTTTCCTAACCCTACTTAGCAACAATACATTTCTAAAAGCTATAGATAATTATCAATGCTTTGATGGTTGACTGTTATTCCTGACCACATATGTTCTTTGTTATTTGAAGATGTATTCAAACAGTAATTTGACATAATGTGAACTGCATTTCTCTCAGCTTTTGTCAGGAGCGAAAAGCCAAAGATGTTTAAGGGTCTTCAAGTTaaggtaaaaataaaaaataaatggtGTAACGTGTTCTAATCTGTTCTGTATATGTTAGAGGAGTACTCGGTACTTGTTACCACGTAATatcttttaaataaaattatcatagtatttttttttacctcaatGCTTTTGACCTATTTAATCCATTCAACAGAATTaacaaatttgtgtgtgtgtgtgtgtgtgtgtgtctgtgtctgtgtgtctgtgtgtgcagtatGTAAGAGGCTCAGATCCTGTACTGAAGCTGCTGGATGATCAGGGGAACATTGCTGAAGAACTCAGCATCCTCAAGTGGAACACAGACAGTGTGGAGGAGTTCCTCGGCGAGAAGTTGGAGCGGATTTAGTGCTTTTCCATTTCACTttcattgtttttttgtttgtactcCACTCATGTTTAACTGAAGGACCACAGTCATCTGATTCGTTATGCAGAAAAACCTTAATTTTTTTTCAGGAAAGTTTTGTCATCCAAAGTAATTTAACTATCCACATTTGTTAATGATTGTGAATGTTCCAACATTTTCCCTTCCTTCCTTTGTTTTGATTCACCTTTACCTCTTTTTGTTTTTGCAACATTTTATCTGAAACTATttgaaattatgttttttttatgctgCACATTTATTGATGAATAGCGTTTCTGCAAGGTTCCGGTGAGGGAGTGTTTGCTGCTGCTCCCCACATGCTGGTGCTTGTGTTGATCTGCACGTCTGTGAAGGCTCTGCAGTAAACCCGTCTGTGGTGTGTGAAGCCTGAAGTTCCTGTGTTGTTCTCACAGCATGTAGCAGTGGGGAGAGTCTCAACAGTCCCTCTGGAGTACAGTCAGATCTGTTGAATAAATGTTTGTTTCAAAAGAAACCGTTCTGGATTTCTCTTATTTGTGTACACAAATGAATCTGTAGATTAGATTTTAATTTGAATTCAAATTTCAGGTGAGGCCAATTGGCCTTTATCCTAGTAGATATATGAAAAGGATTGCATACATATTAAGAACAAAGTGCATGGAAGGGATGTGAGGGCAGATGTGTGTATTTGGTCATGCCTTTGACACTCGTTTTTGAAGCATGCATATGCTAATGACTTCTCTCTACGAATACGTCATTCGTTCGGAACAATATCGGACATTTTATAAAGGAACTTGATAGAACTCGCAATTTATATATTTGACCACTAGATGTCGCAAGACACATCAGGCATGCATGCGTTAAGAGAAACTTGTTTAGTTCACCCAAAGGAAGGACCGTGGTGATGGCGTAATAAGGTTGTTACAGTGTGGTGAGCTTTATTTAAACAGTGAGTACTTTTTATTAAGAAAAAAAGTAACCACCAAAAAGTAGCGAACAATTTTTGCATATTAATTTATATGTAGTACAACTAATATGAGATTAAGAATCAGGTTGTTTTGTAGTTTATCATCCACAGAGTGGAACATAAACCAGTTTATGAGAACCACGGAATGTTTGAGTTTATATTCCACACATGGAGACTgtgtttaaaatatatttaatgtgGTCTGTCTGAAGCATCCAGACCACTAGGTTGCAGTATTAATGGCCGTttcgtaaaaaaaaaactcgctggaaaaatattttaaaataactaGTTGAAGATTTTTTTCTTCTATGCGaataaattaaaacaaaaatgCAAACAAGCAAATTTTTTTTCTATGAATAATTGTTTTATTCGTAAAGATGTACTATAGTCATGAATTTTAGAATAATTTCATTTTCCTACTTACAGGGCATGCTGTTATTTTCTGTTATAATctgttttcttttgtaaatcAGTTGTACCCTTAAATATCCAAAAACAGCTGTTCCTGATAGATCACAGATTGTGTTAAAGATGTAGGGGCCTAGATTTTTGTGTGAAAATGACTCATAAGTTTGGGATCCAGGCCAGTTTGGTCTACTAAAACCTGATAGTTACTAGATAAATTGGTTCAGATTACACTTTCAGTACCGCCCTCCTCCACGCGCAGAGACAACGTTCCGAAAATAGCAGCGCTAGAAAATGTAATTAAGTAAATGTTTTAGTGACTcgaagtttgtttgtttggttttttgctTGAAATGTAGTCCCAGTTTGGCTACAAGTTATCCAATAGATTAtacaaactttatttatttgcaacTAATTTTGTTTAACTATAGTAATTATATTGTCAAACGTTGACAATACTTATTATAgctataaatatttttttcatttaagtGTATTGAATTAAGCCTACATTTAAGGCAAGGTAGCAAAATGTGGATAACTTCATCATTGACACTAATATCAAGGCTGTTAGTTGCCATGTAGCGCCTCCTGCTGTCTGAAATAAAAAAGAACGAAGAGCCATTTTTGAACGGCTCTTTATAAGGAACGGAGACAAAAGATCCGGCTCTCTTCAGTCATAATTCCCATCACTATTACACAAAGCATGCAAAGGCTATTTTTCTTTAACATGTGCCATTCTCTCTGAACAATCACAAAGATGTGTTGTAGCTGTTCGATGTGGAACTATTTCTTTCTGACTGGCTCTTTGAATCATAGGCCGATAACAGCGCAGTGTTGGACAGCTCAGATTGTGCCTAATCGTTTCTGCAAACAGAAGTAGGTTAGCTAGATATATTTCAGTGCAATCTTAACAGTTGTCAAGTTTAAAGTCACATCTGCATGCTAAAATGGGTGATTTATTGCTTGATAGTTCatacttttaatattttttatgtttACCCCAGGTCAGCTGAACTTTGCAACTGAAAGATCAAATGAATTTAACTAGGCAATCTGTTTTGGAAGGGTTGAGGCATCCTTTTTATATTTAAAGTTGTTTCTAAAGCATTCACAAAACAGTTATTCTATCAGTGTTCTTCTGAATACAATCAGATTCAATTAAAGGGGATTCATGAGAATCTTTCACATCCCTTGTACAGATTAATTGACTTTTAATTGACTTTCATAAAATTATTGCAGTTTAAGTTGTGTTTGCATTTGaagttatttttattacttTACCTCATATATCAGTATCATTAGCTCTACAGTCAACATGTACCATCAGGGACagtattatttttatattattatatttgtaCCTTTTTTATGAATTATAAAGATAGTTCCCTAACATAGGATTGTATTTTTAGTTTTACTGTATTAATTTCATTGATTATCAAATCACGTCTGTATTTCATAATATGAGTAAAGGCATGCCCATCCATTATGTGTTAATGCCTCCCGCTGTCTAGCAGGCCTGGTTCAgatgtattttaaaaatcaACACACTGTGCTGAATGCCAACCATCAAAAAGAGGAGTTGGGTACCTCCACTCTGTTGCTGCTTTACACAGATGTGTAAGACAAGAGAGACGTGTTCAAATACTGTGCTGTTCTTGCTGTAGATTCATCTCCTCACCAATTAttaaacactgcaaagccagAATTGACTGATATCAATCACTGTTTTCAGGTTTTAGTAGTTCCACTAATCTCAACTTCCAACCAATCTCTGCactttttattgttgttttaatgtgttctGTTAAGTAAATATGAATTTGATCGGAATCAGGGCAAATATTTGTTGAAAGACATATAATTCCCTCATCTATTTGATCTTTTTGTTGTGATGTGTGCTTTGTAATCTTAGATTAAATTTATGTGGCattgagtgtcagcacagtggtgttagttactctagtggagctgtactgagtgttagcacagtggtgttactCTAGTcgagctgtactgagtgttagcacagtggtgttactCTAGTcgagctgtactgagtgtcagcacagtggtgttagttactctagtggagctgtactgagtgtcagcacagtggtgttagtaactctagtggagctgtactgagtgtcagcacagtggtgttagttactctagtggagctgtactgagtgtcagcacagtggtgttactCTAGTcgagctgtactgagtgttagcacagtggtgttagttactctagtggagctgtactgagtgtcagcacagtggtgttagttactctagtggagctgtactgagtgttagcacagtggtgttagttactctagtggagctgtactgagtgtcagcacagtggtgttagttactctagtcgagctgtactgagtgttagcacagtggtgttagttactctagtggagctgtactgagtgtcagcacagtggtgttagttactctagtggggctgtactgagtgtcagcacagtggtgttagttactctagtggggctgtactgagtgtcagcacagtggtgttagttactctagtggagctgtactgagtgtcagcacagtggtgttagttactctagtggggctgtactgagtgtcagcacagtggtgttagttactctagtggggctgtactgagtgtcagcacagtggtgttagttactctagtggggctgtactgagtgtcagcacagtggtgttagttactctagtggagctgtactgagtgtcagcacagtggtgttagttactctagtggagctgtactgagtgtcagcacagtggtgttagttactctagtggggctgtactgagtgtcagcacagtggtgttagttactctagtggagctgtactgagtgttagcacagtggtgttagttactctagtggagctgtactgagtgtcagcacagtggtgttagttactctagtggggctgtactgagtgtcagcacagtggtgttagttactctagtggggctgtactgagtgtcagcacagtggtgttagttactctagtggagctgtactgagtgtcagcacagtggtgttagttactctagtggggctgtactgagtgtcagcacagtggtgttagttactctagtggggctgtactgagtgtcagcacagtggtgttagttactctagtggagctgtactgagtgtcagcacagtggtgttagttactctagtggggctgtactgagtgtcagcacagtggtgttagttactctagtggggctgtactgagtgtcagcacagtggtgttagttactctagtggagctgtactgagtgttagcacagtggtgttagttactctagtcgagctgtactgagtgtcagcacagtggtgttagttactctagtggagctGTACCGAGTGTTAGCACAGtagtgttagttactctagtggggctgtactgagtgtcagcacagtggtgttagttactctagtggagctgtactgagtgtcagcacagtggtgttagttactctagtggggctgtactgagtgtcagcacagtggtgttagttactctagtggggctgtactgagtgtcagcacagtggtgttagttactctagtggagctgtactgagtgtcagcacagtggtgttagttactctagtggggctgtactgagtgtcagcacagtggtgttagttactctagtggggctgtactgagtgtcagcacagtggtgttagttactctagtggggctgtactgagtgtcagcacagtggtgttagttactctagtggggctgtactgagtgtcagcacagtggtgttagttactctagtggggctgtactgagtgtcagcacagtggtgttagttactctagtggggctgtactgagtgtcagcacagtggtgttagttactctagtggggctgtactgagtgtcagcacagtggtgttagttactctagtggggctgtactgagtgtcagcacagtggtgttagttactctagtgaagctgtactgagtgttagcacagtggtgttagttactctagtggagctgtactgagtgttagcacagtggtgttagttactctagtggggctgtactgagtgtcagcacagtggtgttagttactctagtggagctgtactgagtgtcagcacagtggtgttagttactctagtggggctgtactgagtgtcagcacagtcgtgttagttactctagtggagctgtactgagtgttagcacagtggtgttagttactctagtggggctgtactgagtgttagcacagtggtgttagttactctagtggggctgtactgagtgtcagcacagtggtgttagttactctagtggggctgtactgagtgtcagcacagtggtgttagttactctagtggggctgtactgagtgtcagcacagtggtgttagttactctagtggggctgtactgagtgtcagcacagtggtgttagttactctagtggagctgtactgagtgtcagcacagtggtgttagttactctagtggggctgtactgagtgtcagcacagtggtgttagttactctagtggggctgtactgagtgtcagcacagtggtgttagttactctagtggagctgtactgagtgtcagcacagtggtgttagttactctagtggggctgtactgagtgtcagcacagtggtgttagttactctagtggggctgtactgagtgtcagcacagtggtgttagttactctagtggggctgtactgagtgtcagcacagtggtgttagttactctagtggggctgtactgagtgtcagcacagtggtgttagttactctagtggggctgtactgagtgtcagcacagtggtgttagttactctagtggggctgtactgagtgtcagcacagtggtgttagttactctagtggggctgtactgagtgtcagcacagtggtgtt
This sequence is a window from Brachyhypopomus gauderio isolate BG-103 chromosome 16, BGAUD_0.2, whole genome shotgun sequence. Protein-coding genes within it:
- the selenof gene encoding selenoprotein F; translation: MAGEVYLLWLLSLLQTLSAFGAELSSEACRDLGFSTNLLCSSCDLLGQFSLNQLDPFCRQCCQEEAHNESRKLYPGAILEVCGUKLGRFPQVQAFVRSEKPKMFKGLQVKYVRGSDPVLKLLDDQGNIAEELSILKWNTDSVEEFLGEKLERI